From a single Gavia stellata isolate bGavSte3 chromosome 5, bGavSte3.hap2, whole genome shotgun sequence genomic region:
- the LONRF1 gene encoding LON peptidase N-terminal domain and RING finger protein 1 — translation MAFSPVAVGSEASPEPGGSGSPGEEADGERELLPRLGERLVPGNRLKEVVGASLASLCLGPLAGPQRLGTLVDCLVLNYRLRQGLGWSRDRGAAAEGGGAAEGPLRCCGCGRFLSEPVTVPCGHTYCRRCLRRELRARCRRCRDWLLPAGDTSTAAAPLRTSVVLNQLAEKWFPDECERARTGRQLEELLAQGRFREALGAASQALRADSSDLMLRIYRAESYVGLQKYKTAIEDLNFVISKMPNWPEVYFRKGKVLQDSGFVGDALQLFLQCLALDEDFLPAKLEVERILCDVLSPEKLGESLKESAWNSPHIRNKPFILGSEVTESYCNLQLCSEQSLGGSEVLEPVSGSLNRAQSAHALNSTKDLAKEDGLKRVSSEPLLSGQEKGALLKRKLSFSEQDTVVCEDGRNKHKKQGESTKRDMTLAFGTIPGDLIDVSDFECSLCMRLFFQPVTTPCGHTFCKGCLERCLDHAPQCPLCKESLKEYLASRKYSITELLEELIMKYLSDELYERKRIHAEETAEHSNLTKNVPMFVCTMAYPTVPCPLHVFEPRYRLMIRRSMETGTKQFGMCISDSQNGFADYGCMLQIRNVHFLPDGRSVVDTVGGKRFRVLRRGMKDGYCTADIEYLEDVKVADEEELKKLRELHNFVYNQACSWFQNLRNKFRTQILQHFGPMPDREENIQAMPNGPAWCWWLLAVLPVDPRYQLSVLSMMSLKDRLIKIQHILTYFSRDQSK, via the exons ATGGCGTTCTCTCCCGTGGCCGTGGGCTCGGAGGCGTCGCCGGAGCCGGGCGGCAGCGGGAGCCCGGGCGAAGAGGCGGATGGAGAGCGGGAGCTGCTGCCGCGGCTGGGCGAGAGGCTGGTGCCCGGGAACCGCCTGAAGGAAGTGGTGGGCGCGTCCTTGGCGTCGCTGTGCCTCGGGCCCCTCGCCGGACCGCAGCGCCTCGGGACCCTCGTGGATTGCCTGGTGCTGAACTACCGCCTGcggcaggggctgggctggagccgggaccgcggggccgcggcggagGGCGGGGGCGCGGCCGAGGGGCCGCTGCGCTGCTGCGGCTGCGGCAGGTTCCTGAGCGAGCCGGTCACCGTCCCGTGCGGGCACACCTACTGCCGCCGCTGTCTCCGGAGGGAGCTGCGggcccgctgccgccgctgccgggaCTGGCTGTTGCCGGCGGGGGACACCAGCACGGCCGCTGCCCCGCTGCGGACCAGCGTCGTCCTCAACCAGCTGGCGGAGAAGTGGTTCCCGGACGAGTGCGAGAGGGCGAGGACcgggaggcagctggaggagctgctggcccAGGGCCGCTTCCGAGAGGCTCTGGGCGCCGCCAGCCAGGCTCTGCGAGCAG attCCAGTGACTTGATGCTAAGAATTTACAGAGCTGAGTCATATGTTGGCCtccaaaaatataaaacagCCATAGAAGATCTAAATTTTGTTATTTCTAAAATGCCAAACTGGCCAGAG GTCTACTTCCGGAAAGGAAAAGTGCTGCAAGACTCTGGCTTTGTAGGTGATGCCTTACAACTGTTTCTACAGTGCTTAGCCCTTGATGAGGACTTTCTTCCAGCCAAGCTAGAAGTAGAAAGG ATACTGTGTGATGTGCTGTCACCAGAGAAGTTAGGAGAGAGTCTGAAGGAATCTGCGTGGAATTCACCACATATTCGAAATAAACCTTTTATACTTGGTTCTGAGGTGACTGAGTCTTACTGCAACTTACAACTTTGTTCTGAGCAG AGTTTAGGAGGTTCAGAAGTACTGGAGCCTGTCAGTGGAAGCTTAAATCGCGCACAGTCTGCCCATGCTCTTAACTCCACAAAAGACCTTGCCAAGGAAGATGGCTTAAAGAGAGTGTCTTCTGAACCCCTTCTTTCTGGCCAAGAAAAAGGTGCTTTgttgaaaagaaagctttccttttcagaaCAGGATACAGTTGTATGTGAAGAtggaagaaacaaacacaaaaagcaagGAG aaagtACAAAAAGGGACATGACACTGGCTTTTGGAACAATTCCAGGGGATTTGATTGATGTATCAGATTTTGAGTGCTCTTTATGTATGAG GCTATTCTTTCAGCCAGTGACAACCCCTTGTGGACATACTTTTTGCAAAGGTTGCTTGGAACGGTGTTTAGACCATGCTCCTCAGTGTCCACTCTGTAAGGAGAGTTTGAAAGAG TACCTTGCAAGCAGAAAATATAGCATCACAGAACTGCTGGAGGaattaataatgaaatatttgtctGATGAATTatatgagagaaaaagaattcaTGCTGAAGAAACCGCTGAACACTCAAA CTTGACCAAGAATGTTCCAATGTTTGTTTGCACTATGGCATATCCTACTGTGCCTTGCCCTCTACATGTGTTTGAGCCAAGATACCGACTAATGATTCGCAGAAGTATGGAAACTGGGACTAAACAGTTTGGGATGTGTATAAGTGATTCTCAAAATGG TTTTGCAGACTATGGATGCATGCTGCAAATTAGGAATGTTCATTTTCTACCTGATGGACGGTCTGTTGTTGATACAGTTGGTGGAAAGAGATTTAGAGTTTTACGGAGAGGGATGAAAGATGGTTATTGCACTGCAGACATCGAATATTTGGAAGATGTTAAG GTTGCTGATGAAGAAGAACTAAAGAAACTGAGAGAACTTCACAATTTTGTTTACAATCAGGCCTGCAGTTGGTTCCAAAACTTAAGAAACAAATTTCGCACTCAAATTCTTCAGCACTTTGGGCCAATGCCTGACAGGGAGGAAAATATACAG gcaATGCC